The Mytilus trossulus isolate FHL-02 chromosome 3, PNRI_Mtr1.1.1.hap1, whole genome shotgun sequence genome contains a region encoding:
- the LOC134709451 gene encoding kelch-like protein 13 has protein sequence MSSIKARSSIDDSNFGIKSFEFVFMFNKSTGSPKVFYLMVDPIGKCRLFPKTNTVLFPKLKNLVNFRAVVLDDCLYIIGGKDWETGEHIDKTWRYDPANSRWIQRANLINARCRHTATVLNGCIYITGGEVIGGRVTESCECYDPVKDKWTEILDLPRPRADHAACANGLNLYASGGISNLKHQCSNVFWTYDPITNEWTEPLPGVILPHEREKHNMISVGKRVVVIGGRGFDQETFSEKDEGAVCSYNTHTKGNARKDGIWDIFHPNVFNPRGNAGVVLLGRNLYLMGGKSYQKDCDVRMVECYNTKRRKIRESFQLPDSFSYVNVDCVVLKVPITNTDINFDDILLYDKYIMW, from the exons atgTCATCTATTAAAGCACGCAGCAGCATTGATGATTCcaattttggtatcaaatcaTTCGAGTTTGTGTTCATGTTTAACAAGAGTACCGGAAGCCCGaaagttttttatttaatggtgGACCCTATCGGAAAATGTCGACTTTTCCCAAAAACGAACACAGTTCTTTTCCCCAAGTTGAAAAATCTTGTGAACTTTCGCGCAGTTGTCTTAGatgattgtttatatattattggTGGTAAAGATTGGGAAACAGGAGAACATATAGATAAAACATGGAGGTACGATCCCGCAAACAGTCGTTGGATTCAAAGAGCTAATTTGATCAATGCAAGATGTCGTCATACAGCAACAGTACTAAACGGATGTATTTACATTACAG GGGGAGAGGTAATTGGAGGAAGAGTTACAGAAAGTTGTGAATGTTATGACCCAGTAAAAGACAAATGGACAGAAATTCTAGATTTACCCAGACCGAGGGCTGATCATGCAGCATGTGCGAATGGGCTGAACTTGTATGCTTCCGGTGGCATCAGTAATTTGAAGCATCAATGTTCTAACGTATTTTG GACATACGACCCCATCACTAATGAGTGGACAGAGCCTCTTCCTGGAGTAATTCTCCCACATGAAAGAGAAAAGCATAATATGATCTCAGTTGGAAAAAGAGTGGTAGTTATAGGAG GACGTGGATTTGACCAAGAGACTTTCTCAGAAAAAGACGAGGGAGCCGTTTGCAGTTATAACACACATACGAAAGGCAATGCGAGAAAAGACGGGATTTGGGACATATTCCATCCTAATGTTTTCAATCCAAGAGGAAATGCTGGTGTTGTACTGTTGG GAAGAAATTTGTATCTGATGGGTggtaaaagttatcaaaaggaCTGTGATGTCAGAATGGTTGAATGCTATAACACAAAGAGACGGAAGATTAGAGAATCGTTTCAGCTACCAGACAGTTTTAGCTATGTCAACGTTGATTGCGTTGTTCTTAAAGTGCCTATCACAAATACAGATATTAATTTTGATGATATATTGTTGTATGACAAATATATAATGTGGTAG
- the LOC134709452 gene encoding uncharacterized protein LOC134709452: MPTSSQALIVITDEGDDPRVPRRHYPATASSYPVLNIGNSDRTSSRSKLPGLKNTAKKSGFQNLVDVKGYRGTISYDATTKALRWLVAAQQTRGNVPLSPNGNVLLAPNSNVPLVPNGNVPLVANAQTITGTDKAAPPCYIDHTDQWTTSRSNNTLEYQASDKRRAQLETLGVRKRTSGLVAGQSSRDIISCSSTVLPKGAKFMPSPPGQKARPIPVRNYSRDNVGDMCVQTAVNDRLFPKEKKKSLLDELKEAVSYDKRLFPSMHMRNSLPAPSPNSVCFSLRSNEEYTHKEIIDLVKNKTGFKPRTIQYDPVDVRAGNSEVPSRWVVEFESAAETKSFLQNGLEICGEKVIVKLLDDVHKMEFTAYKLKQEELRKLAERQAMAYVPRKSRRSRTNTTQKSERCKI, translated from the exons ATGCCGACATCTAGTCAAGCCTTGATAGTTATCACAGATGAAGGGGATGATCCTAGGGTACCAAGAAGACATTATCCAGCAACAGCCTCCAGTTATCCTGTGTTGAATATTGGAAATTCCGATAGAACTTCTAGCAGG agcaAGCTACCAGGATTAAAAAATACAGCCAAAAAATCAGGATTTCAGAATCTAGTCGATGTAAAAGGTTATCGCGGAACCATATCATATGATGCAACAACAAAAGCTCTACGATGGTTGGTTGCTGCACAACAGACTCGCGGCAATGTTCCACTGTCTCCTAATGGCAATGTTCTACTGGCTCCTAATAGTAATGTTCCACTGGTCCCTAATGGCAATGTTCCACTTGTTGCTAATGCCCAGACTATAACTGGTACCGACAAAGCAGCACCACCTTGCTATATAGACCACACCGATCAATGGACGACTTCTAGGAGCAACAATACTTTAGAATATCAAG CTTCAGATAAACGACGAGCACAGTTGGAAACCCTTGGTGTAAGAAAGAGAACTTCAGGACTTGTTGCAGGACAGAGTTCAAGAGATATAATCTCATGCTCTTCAACTGTACTTCCGAAAGGTGCAAAGTTTATGCCATCCCCTCCTGGTCAAAAGGCACGCCCGATACCAGTGAGAAACTATAGTCGAGACAACGTTGGGGATATGTGTGTTCAAACTGCTGTAAATGATAG actgtttccaaaagaaaaaaagaagtctCTACTTGACGAATTAAAAGAAGCAGTTTCATACGACAAAAGATTGTTTCCTTCTATGCACATGAGAAATTCACTTCCTGCTCCAAGTCCCAACAGCGTTTGTTTCAGTCTCAGGAGCAATGAGGAATACACACACAAAGAAATAATTGACTTGGTTAAGAATAAAACTGGTTTCAAACCACGCACTATCCAGTATGACCCAGTCGATGTTCGCGCAGGAAACTCAGAGGTTCCAAGTAGATGGGTTGTTGAATTTGAATCTGCCGCAGAAACAAAAAGCTTTCTTCAAAATGGACTTGAAATCTGCGGAGAGAAAGTGATTGTAAAGTTACTAGATGACGTACATAAAATGGAATTCACAGCTTACAAACTGAAGCAGGAAGAATTGAGAAAACTTGCTGAAAGACAAGCAATGGCTTATGTCCCTCGCAAATCTCGCCGAAGCCGCActaacacaacacagaaaagtGAACGATGCAAGATTTGA
- the LOC134711542 gene encoding uncharacterized protein LOC134711542, with amino-acid sequence MDQKARKTIQKLILKLDNSSEKDTFNCLVEIRKNVLKTKEGISYLLKNGGIPKILQILQKSDTDSKSVDVILSTLGNLCMDNDARNMVRRSNGIEIIAHAFSESKTESIQNRCSRTLANLALTKENIGIILKADVAETLGKLLESTKNKENILTYSRTVRLLVSHNRQMEKLLLEDVVRYLAKHLSESEEEVKLSILRTIHEISAVSCSVGFASQIVSSGALSEILSLMLHSDSNVVNQSITVINRLSNQPNFRAGLGSAGGIKIILDIFHDKENCIDKTTLLNILCICCKDGVNRIKIRDNEILQLFLECLQKDEYHVLYDKVISALQCFLYDDPSITVLLEHGLIKVLVSHLQRIAKFESVVCQAEDLIPTFITKDKMNDEILKEQEMFKKLYQFPHQVDSRCNGNEIEKKTMVQLDKVEEKKEKRKSVVYSIDSPSYIPHSSWDIDKYTKGEKCKQVFVKNDTESSEYSPISTVSYYSPKSYSESTGESPTNSSQYSLSPSKSLFNSPGCSSWSVGESTPENWFSVSTVNKDPNYGMVCSIPYSCGSPEKCESPMESSPIPFHQDEAEFSSCESEDDEIEDEDSKDRNDKSEDRQCNVLLSDNITQKKMEETLDMNEIKHTVDKIDQKLEKLKRETTMKQMTDGGSISHTNTKDSETGTKRTKMADDESDIDIENPSKRRKLVTFEADQRSSRHVKETENQILILLSRVSQMNDPSQHMVTIETVCCLLDYLHKVDDSQPRVARILSRLAKNPLCFEKLLKMKFIMLIYYKLCLYKYEDEINKLSKTENCILQTSNIKRCTDRRKSSGSDHHGYRNNSQYSFLDTLTKLSTSENISSNKNERKSSVADREKNTMTSTEEKSYFNAQVGLTLLQDLCIQADSHFGRGEVESLVYRHPDIIREWLAVDVLYILWLRGMHGHYFRRMHFLTKIFDILQNKTVNTPKCQAALQGLVFLGKMINFQMKCEDKSFRMEYVVHESEDCLDIVDIVPESEDCLNGFDMDISKEFEACKFDGAEVSHEVVFLVENQKLICCRNLLSESSPLFTAMLHGKFSEANKNEIVIEDTTFYAFRYLIHYLYKCTDKCHVTGHFLVCDKSIENVYHCLEVFSLAIKYLVYRLQTFLLQVISKHLMTAESCCHVFDFALLHDFSDLADDSVICVTKRGSNLERMKGLYKFIYGQNKEAFLVTLKDLFTTSL; translated from the exons GTAAGAAGATCAAATGGCATAGAAATAATAG CACATGCTTTCAGTGAATCAAAGACAGAAAGTATACAAAACAGATGTTCTAGGACCCTGGCAAATTTAGCTTTAACAAAGGAAAATATTGGTATCATTCTCAAAGCAGATGTTGCAGAAACCCTGGGAAAACTACTGGAATctacaaaaaacaaagaaaatattctGACATATAGCAGAACAGTAAG gTTGCTTGTTAGTCACAACAGACAGATGGAAAAACTTCTATTAGAAGATGTTGTCCGATATCTAGCAAAACACCTCAGTGAATCAGAGGAAGAAGTTAAGCTTTCTATATTAAGAACTATTCATGAGATTTCTGCTGTAAG ctGTTCTGTAGGTTTTGCCAGTCAGATTGTTAGTTCTGGTGCCCTGTCAGAAATACTGTCCCTAATGCTTCACAGTGATAGTAATGTAGTTAACCAGTCCATTACAGTGATAAATAGACTATCAAACCAGCCTAATTTTAGAGCCGGTTTGGGATCAGCTGGAggaataaaaataattcttgatatttttcatgataaagaaaattgtaTTGACAAAACCACATTGCTAAATATTCTTTGCATTTGTTGCAAAGATGGTGTCAACAGAATTAAAATTCGTGACaatgaaattttgcaattatttttgGAATGTCTTCAAAAGGATGAATACCATGTGCTATATGATAAAGTCATCAGTGCTTTACAATGCTTTCTATATGACGATCCAAGTATTACAGTTTTACTGGAACATGGTTTGATTAAAGTTCTGGTCAGTCATTTGCAAAGAATTGCCAAGTTTGAAAGTGTCGTCTGCCAAGCAGAAGATCTGATTCCAACTTTTATCACTAAAGACAAAATGAATGACGAAATTTTAAAAGAGCAagaaatgtttaagaaattgtaTCAGTTTCCACATCAAGTTGATTCCAGATGCAATGgaaatgaaatagaaaagaaaacaatggtTCAGTTAGACAAGGTggaggaaaaaaaagaaaaacgtaAATCTGTTGTTTACAGCATTGACAGTCCATCCTACATTCCACATTCCTCATGGGATATTGACAAATATACCAAAGGTGAAAAATGTAAACAGGTTTTTGTGAAGAATGATACAGAATCTTCAGAATATAGTCCCATTAGTACTGTTTCATATTATTCACCAAAAAGTTACTCTGAAAGTACCGGAGAAAGTCCCACAAATTCTAGTCAGTATTCTTTAAGTCCATCCAAATCCTTGTTCAATAGTCCTGGTTGTTCATCATGGAGTGTTGGTGAAAGTACTCCAGAAAATTGGTTTTCTGTTTCAACTGTTAATAAAGATCCAAACTATGGCATGGTTTGTAGTATTCCATACTCCTGTGGAAGTCCAGAAAAATGTGAAAGTCCTATGGAGTCATCACCTATACCATTTCACCAAGATGAGGCAGAATTTTCAAGTTGTGAATCTGAGGATGATGAAATAGAAGATGAGGATTCTAAAGATAGAAATGACAAATCAGAGGACAGACAATGCAATGTTCTGTTATCAGACAATATCACACAAAAAAAGATGGAAGAGACTTTAGAtatgaatgaaatcaaacacacTGTTGATAAAATTGATCAAAAATTAGAGAAGctaaaaagggagacaactatGAAACAAATGACAGATGGAGGTAGTATAAGCCATACAAATACAAAGGATTCTGAAACAGGGACAAAAAGGACTAAGATGGCAGATGATGAAAGTGACATTGATATAGAAAACCCTTCAAAAAGAAGGAAACTTGTAACGTTTGAGGCTGATCAGAGATCGTCCAGACATGTTAAAGAAactgaaaatcaaatattgatattgttGTCACGTGTATCACAAATGAATGATCCTAGTCAACACATGGTTACCATAGAAACTGTCTGCTGCTTATTAGATTATTTACACAAGGTTGATGATTCACAACCAAGAGTAGCCAGAATTCTCTCCAGACTTGCCAAAAACCCTTTGTGCTTTGAGAAATTactgaaaatgaaatttattatgtTGATTTATTACAAGTTATGCCTGTACAAATATGAAGATGAAATAAATAAGCTCTCTAAAACTGAAAACTGCATTCTTCAAACATCAAACATAAAGAGATGTACTGACAGAAGAAAATCGTCAGGATCTGATCACCATGGCTACAGAAATAATTCACAGTATTCTTTTCTTGATACACTAACTAAACTTTCCACCTCTGAAAACATTTCAAGtaataaaaatgaaaggaaaaGTTCTGTTGCtgacagagaaaaaaataccatgACATCAACTGAGGAAAAGTCCTATTTTAATGCACAAGTTGGATTGACTTTATTACAAGATCTGTGTATCCAGGCAGACAGTCATTTTGGTAGAGGTGAAGTTGAAAGTTTGGTGTACAGACATCCAGACATAATTAGAGAATGGTTAGCTGTAGATGTGCTGTATATTTTATG GTTGAGAGGCATGCATGGACACTACTTCCGACGAATGCATTTTTTGACgaaaatttttgatattctaCAGAATAAAACAGTTAATACTCCTAAATGCCAAGCAGCACTTCAGGGTTTGGTTTTTCTGGGGAAGATGATCAATTTCCAAATGAAATGTGAAGATAAAAGTTTTAGAATGGAGTATGTTGTGCATGAATCGGAAGATTGTCTAGATATAGTTGATATTGTACCTGAATCAGAAGATTGTCTAAATGGGTTTGACATGGATATTAGCAAGGAATTTGAGGCATGTAAATTTGATGGCGCTGAGGTGTCACACGAAGTTGTATTTTTAGTTGAAAACCAGAAACTGATATGCTGTAGAAACTTACTGTCAGAATCATCACCATTGTTTACTGCTATGCTTCATGGGAAATTTTCAGAGGCCAATAAAAACGAAATTGTGATAGAAGATACGACATTTTACGCCTTCCGTTATTTGATACATTACTTGTATAAATGTACTGACAAATGTCATGTAACAGGTCACTTTTTAGTCTGTGATAAATCTATAGAAAATGTCTATCATTGTTTAGAAGTATTTTCATTGGCTATTAAATACCTGGTTTATAGACTACAAACATTCCTTCTACAAGTTATATCCAAGCATTTGATGACAGCTGAATCCTGTTGTCATGTCTTTGACTTTGCACTTTTGCATGATTTTTCTGATTTAGCAGACGACAGTGTTATTTGTGTGACAAAAAGGGGAAGTAATCTGGAAAGAATGAAAGGACTTTATAAGTTCATATATGGACAAAATAAAGAAGCTTTTCTGGTGACTCTTAAAGATTTATTTACAACTTCTCTCTAA